The genomic segment ATTATTGCGCCGGATCGCCCGCGGCGCGCACTGCCCGGACCAGCGCGGCCAAGGCCTCGGGGTACAGGCCCTCGGCCAGGCGCAGTTCGGCCTCGCGGGCGTTGGCCGCCAGGCCCTCCGGAGTGCGCGGGTGCAGTTTGCGCGTGCGGACAAACTGCTCGCGCGCGGCGCGCGGTTCGCCTGCTTCGTAGAGCGCAAGGCCGACGAGAAACTCGGCGCGGCGAGAATCGTCTGACGACAGCGTTGCCTGGCTCAAGGCTTCGCGATACAGGCGAATCGCCTCTTGGTATTTCGCCAATGCTTCGGCCGGCAAGGGTTCGCCGGTTTCCTCCGCCGGCCGCAATCGGCGCGCCTCGTTCAACCGCACCTCGCCGAGGATCGTGATCGCTTCGGGGTAGACCTGCGAGGTCGCAGGAACCTGGGCGACAATCTCCACGATTTCGTCGAGTCTTCTCTGCGGCAACAGAATCCTGGCTCGCTGCAGCAAGGCGCGCTGCCGTGCGGCAGGGATCAGGCCCCCGATGGCCAGCAGCTCTTGGTTAAAGCGTTGTGCCTCGGCCAGGTCCGGCGGATCGTCGGCCAGGTTCGCCTCGACCAACAAGCGCAGCACCGGGGCGCGGTACTGCGGGGCGCGTGCCAAAGCCGACTCGAGCACCAATTTCGCCTCGGCCAGTTGGTGCGAGAAATAGAGGCTGCGGCCGAGGAGATACAGGCACTGGGCCTCGCGTCCCTTGGGACAACCGGCGCGCGAGGCTTCGTGCAGGTGCCGCGCCGCCACGGTGTAAAACTCGGTTTGTTCGGGGTCCCACGATTCGTCCGCCTCGGCGCTGGCGACCGCGCCGAGCACGAAGGCCGGTCCGCCGCGCTCGCGCGAGAGCTTGACCCCCGGCGTGAGCAATGCCTCAGCGAGCGCCTTGGCGCGGAAGTAGTCATGTTCGTCGAGGGCTGCCAGCGACGCGGCGAGCGTGCGCTCAACGTCGATCTTGCCGCGCCCGTAGAAGAATACGAGCCAGATCAGCCCGCCTGCCGCCAACACATTGGCCGCGACCAGCAGGAGCCTGACGGCGCGCGCACGGTTGCCGGCCAGCCACGCGAACGGCCGCTTCCACAGCGGAGCTTTCGCGGCTGCAGCGCCATCCTTGGCGTTGTCTGCCGACTGTTTGGCCATGCGAATTGAAGGGTTGTCCCTGGTGTGGCGGCTCGCGCAGGCACTGCGCAGCACCTCGTCGCCAGGGAGCTCGCACCGGGTCGCACGCCAGCGCTTTGAGAACCTGCGCAGCCGCGCGACCACCGACAAGGGTTGGGAAAAGGCGGGGAGTATCTACCCCAACTTGCCGCGTAAAGTCAACCTGCGTTTCACGTCGTCTATCGATCGGACGGGCGCAGGTAGCATTGGCGGCAAGCGCGCATGTCGCCGCTAGCGAAGCGGAAATCGGGACACGCTAACGCGCCGCGCGATTGGCCGTGCGGGCCGGCGCAGTTGCGCGAGCGCCGGTGATCAGATCCATGATCCAGCGATCCATGTCGGCCAGCACCTGGCGGCTCATAGGTTGGTCGGCCAGGCCGTCGCGCAGCATGACCGCGGCATGTGCGGCCGGATACTGCCGCAGCGTCACTTCGAACCCGCCAGCATGTAGCAGGCGCAGGTTATCGCAGACTTGTCGTGTGTAGTCCGCGTCGCCATCGGCGCCGCAGGCAAACCACAGCGGAATCCGCCGCGCGTGCAGCAGCCGCGCCAGCGGAGCGCCCTCGCTCGGCAGTCCGCCGCCGGCACTCAAAGCGCCGGCAAAGCGCTCCGGCGCGTGCAGCGCCAGGCGCAGGGCCATCGTGCCGCCGGCCCCTGTCCCGGCCAGAAACACGCGGTGCGCGGCGATATGGAATCGGGCCTCGGCCTGCTCGATGGCGGCGAACACGCGCTGCTCGACGGCGGGCAGGTGCCGCTCGGCGACCGGCCAACGGTAGCGGCGCTGGTTG from the Pirellulales bacterium genome contains:
- a CDS encoding alpha/beta hydrolase fold domain-containing protein, whose product is MNRLTSAALPTCTPTIDRHAVAPLAPCGLFAPLHYERNYAYPLVVWLHDDDQDEQRLRAVMPHISMRNYVGVAPRATIGVSTPRGNQRRYRWPVAERHLPAVEQRVFAAIEQAEARFHIAAHRVFLAGTGAGGTMALRLALHAPERFAGALSAGGGLPSEGAPLARLLHARRIPLWFACGADGDADYTRQVCDNLRLLHAGGFEVTLRQYPAAHAAVMLRDGLADQPMSRQVLADMDRWIMDLITGARATAPARTANRAAR